GGTTGTGCTCAGCCCCACCTGGCACGGCGAATTTGCCGGCCTGCCCCAGTCGCCGGTGGCGCACAGCACTGACCAATGGGTGCACGAGTTCCATCCGCTACCCGAAGAGAAGCTGACCGTCACGTTGACGCGTCCCGAGGCGGTTGCCGGCAAGAGCGTGGCGATCGACGAAGTGACGTTACAGACAGCCGCCGGCCGACGGGCCGTGGATTCGACGCTGGAACTGGTTCTGCGTGGCACCCAGGGCGGCGAGCACGGCATTGGCCTTCCTGCCGGTTCCGAGCTGCTGTCGGTGACGATGGACGGAGCGGTGGTCAATCTGCAGCCGCGTGACAACCGCCTGAGTCTGCCACTGTCCCCGGGCGTGAAACGCTATCGCATCACCGTGCGGCAGGCCCAGGAAATGGGTCTGCGCTCGCGCACGCCGACCTTCGACCTGGGCCTGCCTTCGGCCAATGTCCGGCTGGCGCTGACTCTGCCGGACGACCGCTGGGTGCTGTTTACCTGGGGCCCGAAGATGGGGCCGGCTGTGTTGTACTGGGGCGAGCTGGTCGTGATGGCCCTGCTGGCCTTCGGCCTGGCGCGCACGCGGCGTACGCCGCTGACGCTGTGGCATTGGCTGCTGCTGGGATGGGGTTTTTCCACGGCGTCCTGGTTTGCACTCGCGCTCGTGGCCGCCTGGCTGTTCGCGATGGATTGGCGTTCGCGCAATCAGCCGGTATCCGGCGCACTGTTCAACCTGGCCCAGGTGGGCCTGGCCTTCCTCACCGTGATCGCGCTGGTCTGTGCGGTGGGCGGCGTGTGGACGGGACTGCTCGGCGATCCGGACATGAGCGTCACGGGCAATGGATCGTGGGCGCGCAGCCTGCGCTGGTTTGCCGACCAGAGCGAGGGGATTTTGCCGGGAGCAGGGGCATTGACCCTGCCGATCTGGCTGTTCCGCGTGGCCATGCTCGCCTGGGCGCTGTGGATGGCCTATGCGCTCACGCGCTGGCTGCGCTGGGCCTTCAACGCCTGGTCGAACGGTGGCTACTGGCGCAGTCGTCCGGCACCGTTGCCCAAGCCGCCGCGGCATGTCGAAGAGACGCCAGTCGCACCTGAATCACCGGCGCCGTCGGGTGATGCGACGCCATGATGGCGCACCGGTGCGTGCGGAATCCGCAGTGACCGACGTTCGTTCGGCGCTGCGCCGCGGCGCTGCCACCCTTGCCGGTGACAGCGCCGCCCGCGAGGCGGAACTGTTGTTGCTGCACGCGCTGGGCAAGCCGCGCGTGTGGCTCTATGCGCACGGCGATGACGCGCTCGACGAGGACGTGCTGTGCCACTTCGAAAACCTGCTGGCCCGCCGTGCGGCGGGCGAGCCGGTGGCCTACATCCTGGGGCGGCGCGAGTTCTGGACCCTGTCGCTGGAAGTCACGCCGGCGACCCTGATCCCGCGACCGGAAACCGAATTGCTGGTCGAATTGGCCTTGTCCCGGATTCCACTTCACACACACGTGGATATTGCGGACCTTGGCACCGGCACGGGCGCCATTGCGCTTGCGATTGCCAGCGAGCGGCCGCAGGCGCGGGTATTGGCGACGGACCAGAGCAGGGACGCCTTGTCGGTCGCGCGACGCAATGCGTCGACGAACGGCATTCGCAATGTCGACTTTGCCCAGGGCAACTGGGGCCTGGCCCTGGGCGATGCGCGTTTCCACGGCATCGTCTCCAATCCGCCGTACATCGCCGCGGCAGATCCGCACCTGTCCCAGGGAGACCTGCGGCACGAACCGATCACCGCGTTGGCGTCGGGTCCGGATGGACTGGACGATATCCGCCAGATCTGCGCTGACGCCGGCAGGCACCTGCATCCCAACGGGTGGGTGCTGCTCGAACATGGGTACGACCAGGGTGACGCCGTGCGCGAAGTGCTACGCCGTTCCGGCTTTTGCGACGTCGCGACATGGAAGGATATCGAGCAGCGCGACCGCGTCAGCGGTGGATCCTGGCCGGCGGACGCCGGCTAGACGGAAGTCGGGCTGGCCCGTGCTGCCCGATCGGTTATCGTCCGCGGTGATCGACCGCTTTGCGCCCGTTTTCATCCTGCCGTCGCCCGGAAGCCGGGCAACCGCGCGGAGTGGGGTGCCAAAGTGTGACCGGGTTCGCACATCCCCTGTGCGATGGATCGCCTGGCAACTGGCCAGCACCTCTCGGACATCCCTCCTTCGAATCCGGAACATACGCTCCAGGCCACATGGCTGGTGTGGCCCTCCGCCACGGAGCTGTTTTCGCGCTCCATTGCACAGCGACAGCCGGGAGGCAGGCGCGGCGGAAACCTAACGGGCTGGCGGCTACGGTCGCTGCCCACGGATGTGCCAGTAGCCCCCGCCCGAGTGCGGGGGCTTTTTTTGTGCGCCCGCCAGGACGGAAGCGCACCAGGAAATGATCTCAGAGGACCGAAAGATTCTTCCCTGTTCCTCGCATGGGCCACCAGACACGGCGTGCGCCTATACCCGAGGATTTTCTACGATGCACCGGCTCTTCCTGTTGGCTGTCCTGTTTCTGTCGGCTACTGCGCTTGCGCAGAACGCCGGCCTCGATCGCCGTTTCGGCGAACGCGGTATTGCCAGCCTGCGTGATCCATCTGTTCCGACCAACTACAAGCACATCGGCCTGGCCGCCTGTGCCGCACCGGACGGAAACCTCAACGTGGTCGTGCAGCAAGGCAATACCAGCCTGGCCCTGTTTCGCGTACTTCCCGACGGCAACCTGGACACCCACTTTTCCGGGGACGGTTTCACCACCGTGACGGTGCCGCTGAGCAATGACGAAGGGGCGCAGGGGGCCTGCATGGCCGACGGACGTATCCTCGTGCTGCGCCAGGTACCCGGTGTCGGCAACGACAGGAACTTCCAGCTCACCCGCCTGATGCCCGACGGGACGCTCGATGCGGGATTTGGGGCCGGAAGCGGCTACGTCACGGTGGACATGGATACGCATACGGCCGGGCTGGGCGACCTGGAATTTCCGCTTGGACTCAATATTGAACCCGGTGGCTCGATCCTGGTGTCGCTGCGCGTCTTTCTGGCGGACGGCGGTTCCCGGCCGGGGCTGGCCCGGTTCACCGCGGACGGCACGCTGATTTTCGCCCGTACCTATCTCACCCTTGCGGGTACCACGCCCAACTACGCGACGGCCGCGGGCATGGCACTCGACGGAAAACTCTGGCTTTTCGGCGGCGGGAACCCGACGGGCCTGCCGGTCTCGTCATGGTTCCGCGCGGTCGTGGATGCGCTGACGGGGGATGTTCTGCAGACCTTCGTCGCCAGCGACGGCAACTACGTCGTCGATGGTGGCCGTATCCTGCCCAGCGGCATCATGATCATCGCCGCCAAGTACGTTCCCCAGAGCGAACCCGGCGGCGCGTATCGCCCCCGGCTGTTGGTGGTGCGCGATACGGGAACGACGTTTGTTGCGCTGCCGTCAGTCAGCCCGATGACCACCGGCACGCCGACCCTGTCACCCTTCCCCGGCGCGGGCGTGGCGATTCCGATCGGCGGCGACCGTGTTCTGCAAGGTTCGCCGATTGGCGATCTTGCCGGTGAATTCAATCTGGCGACCTATGCGGCCGTCGTCCAGCTGGGCGCGACGGCGGCGGAGGACAGGGTCGACGTACAGTTCGGCAACAACGGCCGGGTTCAGTTTGCCTATCGGACCGAAACGCCCTGCGCCAATGGAGCGCCGACGCTGCAAAATCCGGTGCGCTTCAGCAACTGGCGTGGGCGGCCGGTGCTTGCCGGCGTGCATTCGACCGACTGCACGAATGCCCAGCGTAACGCCTTCGCATCGCGCCTGCTGGCGCCGGAGGACATCTTCGGCGACTCCTTCGACTAGCTGCTGGGGGCGGGTCGACGGCTGCGCTGCGTGCTGCAGGCAGCCGTCGTACCATGCGGCGCATGGCCACGATCAAGCTGTGGACGTTCGACGCCTTCCCGACGCTGCTGGCGCTGGTGGCCTCCGACGGTCCGGTCGTGTGCGAGGTGTATTCGTGCACCGGAATTTCGACGGTAGAAACCCCCGCCGATGCGGTTTCCCAGGCGCGCCGGCCGGAGGTGTTCCTGATTCACGGAAAGCTCGGCCAGGTGCGATTCTGTGCGCGCCGCAGTCCCCTGGATTTTCGCGACGGGCTGAAGGCCCGCGGACCGGGCCGAAGGACCTGGCTCACCGCGCGACGCACGTTTGAATCTGCCATTGCGCACGCGCTGGCGTTTGACGTCGAGTGCATGCCGTCGGCAATGAATATCCTGCTCGACGGTGACGCGGATACGGCCCGGGACTGGGCAGCGGCCCATCTTCGCCAGGGCAGCGGGCGGGTGCTCGGCGGTATTCTCGCTGCCATGGACCTGCACGACATCGTCGACACGCTGGCGTGCAATCCGTGGCTGTATCCGGCGTTGAAAGATCGATGGCCGCAGCAGCGATTTGACGGGTATCTGGTGCCGCGGGACCCGGATGCGGAACACCAGGAAGGGGGGCGCTTCGACTACGTCACGACGCTGGCATCCGAGCACCTGGTCGATGTCGTTGCGTATCCCGATATCGTCGCTGCGAACCGGCACTTCCGCTGGCGCCAGGCCCGCGGCGGATAGGACAGGTCAGCCGGCTTCCGGTGCGAGCATGGCAACGGGCTCCCAGTCGCCCGGCCCCAGAATGGCCGCAGCCAGCGCGCCGAGGCGGATATCGAACACGGTCAGGGCGGCATCCGCGCCGGCGTCCTCGCACGTTGCGGCTTCGACGAATGCCGTGAATCGCTGCGCGTCCTGCACGAGGACGCCGGTCATGCGTTCGCACAGGTCGTAGGCCAGCGCGCTGCCCTCATCCGGGTGCAGGAAGGCATCGCCCGACCAGAACGCCTGGATCGTCCGGGCGTTCCAGTAGGCGGCATGACGTGCGTCCATTTCGGCCCGACTGTAGAGCTGCGCAGACGGTGTATCCAGGGTGGGATAAAAAGTTTTTTCCATCTTTACCGCAAGGCCTTCGTCAACCCAGCGGGGCAGGCCCTGGTGCGCGAGCAGGCAATGGGTGAGCTCGTGGACGATGGTGTGTTCCATGTCGTCGAACCGGCGCCCGAAGAATACGAAGTGTCCGTAGCCGTGCTGGATGAACATGCCGGCCGACATCGCGAACTCGCCTTCGTCGGGATAGTAGTTGCCGACGTAGTCGTAGTACTCATCGATGGTGTCGAAGATCATCACGATGACGGGCCGGGATTCGTCCCTGCGGGCAAGACCGTCCAGCACGCGCAGCAGGCGACGCTGCGAGCGCTCGCAGCAGGCCAGGATGTGTTGCGCGCTGCGTGCATCGAGAGTGGACAGCAGCCGGAAGCCCTCGGATCGACGGATCTGGTAGGCCGGACCGAGCCGTGCCCCCAGGACCTGCAGCCAGGCAGTGGCCGCGGCATCCCAGAAACCGGCCGGGAGTTCCCCGGTGTCGATTCCCGGAACGGCACGCCAGTCGGGAATGGGCAGGCTCGCCTCGGGCCGCCAGGCGAGCGACGGCAAGGTGTCCGGGGCACGGACGACCAGGGGGTAGGGATCCGGCCGGTCCGCGCCAGACCGGCCGAAGAGACGCGCGAGGAACTGTTTCATGGGCCTCCGCAGCCGTGGGCCGGTCACCGCGCCCGCTGCGCGGCGACCCGTCGCGTTACACGGCGCTGCGTAGCGCAGCACCCGCCGCCGGCGCGGCGCCCGGGAAGCGCGCCAGCACGGCCTTGCGGATACCGGGCGTGTCCAGGCCGCACAGGCTGAGCAATTGTTCCCGGCTGTCGTGATCGAGGAACACGTCGGGAAGACCCAGGTGCAGGATCGGACGGACAATCCCCTCCCGGGCGAGGCACTCGGCCACCGCGGCGCCGGCGCCACCCATGACGGCGTTGTCTTCGAGCGTGACGAAACCATCGTGGGTGCGCGCGAGCTGGCGCAGCAGTTCCTCGTCCAGCGGCTTGACGAATCGCATGTTCACCAGCGTCGCACCCAGCTCGCGCGCGACGGGTTCTGCAGCGGCGAGGGTGCTGCCGAAGGACAGCAGAGCGAGGCCGCGCCCCTCGAGGCGGACCTGTGCCTTGCCGATTGGCAGCGTGACGAGGTTTTCATCGATGGCCGCACCCGGACCGGTACCGCGCGGGTAGCGGATCGCCGCCGGCCCCTCGTAGCGGAAGCCCGTGGTCAGCATGGCGCGGCACTCGTTTTCATCGGCCGGCGCCATGACGACCATGTTCGGGATGCAGCGCAGGAACGACAGGTCGAAGCTTCCCGCGTGGGTGGCGCCGTCCGGGCCGACCACGCCGGCGCGGTCGATGGCGAAGGTCACGTCGAGATTCTGGATCGCCACATCGTGGATCAGCTGGTCGTAGGCGCGCTGCAGGAAGGTCGAATAGATCGCGACCACGGGCTTTGCGCCCTCGCAGGCCATGCCGGCGGCCAGGGTCACCGCGTGTTGCTCGGCGATGGCGACGTCGAAATAGCGCTGCGGATATTCCTGGGAGAAGCGCACCAACCCCGATCCTTCGCGCATCGCCGGCGTGATGCCGTACAGCCGCTCGTCGGCCGCCGCCATGTCGCACAGCCACTGGCCGAAGACGTCGGTATAGGTCGGCTTGCCGGGCGCCTTCTTGATCAGGCCCTTGACCGGGTCGAACGGGCCGACCGCGTGGTACTCGATCTGCTCGCGTTCGGCGGGGGCGTAGCCCTTGCCCTTGGTGGTCACCACATGCAGCAGCTGCGGGCCACGCAGCTCCTTCACGGTACGCAGTGCATGCAGCAGGGCAGGCATGTCGTGGCCGTCGATCGGGCCGGTGTAGTGGAAGCCGAGTTCCTCGAACAGGGTAGAGGGGACGAACATGCCCTTGGCGTGCTCCTCCCAGCGCTTGAAGAAGCGCCAGATGAACGAGCCGCGAGGCATGGCGCGCTTGGCGCGGTCACGCAGCTGGTTCAGGCGGCGGCTGGACATCAGCCGCGCCAGCATCTTGCTCATCGCGCCGACGTTCTCACTGATCGACATGCCATTGTCGTTGAGCACGACCAGCATGTCCGGTTCGACATCGCCGCCGTGGTTCATGGCCTCGAAGACCATGCCCGCCGTGGCAGCGCCGTCGCCGATCACCGCGACGACCTTGCGTGGATCCCCCTTGCGCTGGGCCGCGATGGCCATGCCGAGCGCGGCCGATACCGAGGTGGAGGAATGACCGACGCCGAAGGTGTCGAATTCACTTTCCTCGCGCCGCGGAAACGGCGCCAGGCCGTCCTTTTTCTTGACCGTGGTGATGCGGTCGCGGCGACCGGTGAGGATCTTGTGGGGGTAGCACTGGTGCCCCACGTCCCACACCAGCCGGTCTTCCGGTGTCTGGAAGAGATAGTGCAGGGCGACGGTCAGCTCGATCACGCCAAGACCGGCGCCGAAATGGCCGCCGGAGGTGGCGACGGATTCGACCAGGTATTCGCGCAGTTCCCGGGCGACCTCGGGGAGGTCCGCATCGGTGAAACGGCGCAGGTCGGAGGGCGAGTCGATTCGGGCGAGGCGCGGGTAGCGCTCAGGGTCGATCATTGCGTGGGATCCAGACGTCAGGACGCTATTTTCGGCCACCGATCCTGTCTGGGCAAGGAAGCGGGCCGGGCTTGACGCGGGCAAAGCCGGCCGGCGGGCGGGCAAAACGTCGCAGCGACCGCGTTTCCGGGCGCCCGGGGGGCGGCTCAGCTGGGGCGCCGGTGCTTGGGCAGGTGCCCGACCAGGAACTCCATCTGGTCGGCCAGGATGTTGCGGTTGGACAGGATCAGGTGCTCGACCCAGCTTGGACGGTACGGCACGGCCAGCAGCGGCATTCCCGCCTGCTGGGGGGTCCGGCTGCCCTTGCGCACGTTGCAGTGCAGGCAGGCGCAGACGACGTTTTCCCATTCATCCCGGCCACGTTTGGACAGGGGCAGGACGTGGTCGCGGGTCAGGTGCGATTTGTGGAAGTGCTGCCCGCAGTACATGCACAGGTAGCGGTCGCGGGCGAACAGCGCGGCGTTGGTCAGGGCGGGCGCTGGCTCGTAGGCACCTGGACGGGCGTGGCCGCGACTGGCGACGATCGGGTGAAGCTGCAGAAGGCTCTGCAGGCCGGTGTCGCGGCTCGTGCCGCCGTGGATGGTCAGACAGGGGTCGCCCAGGGTCCAGGCGACGGCGCCGCGGACATAGAGGCAGACTGCGTCCTGCCAACTCATCCAGTCGAGAATGCGACCGGTCGAGTCGAGCGACAGGACCCGCGTCGAATGAATATCGCCATCAGTTCGGATAGCGCCGAGCATTCCGTCCTCCGTTCACGCCTTGGCGATGAAACGGGCGTCCTAGCCGCCGTAACTCCCTGATTGAAGGGCAGCATAGCGGAAAACAGGTAGGCAATGTGCGATTGGCGCCGCGCCCGGGCCTGCGCCCGGAAAAGGGGCCGCGACGCGGCCCCCTGGGGGAAGCAAGTGGCGATTACTGTTGTGGCGTGACGGCACCCGTCGGAGCGCCCGGCGTGGTGTTGTTGAAGTTGCGGTTGTCGCCGAAGGTCTGGATCTGGCCGCCGAGATTGGTCAGGCCGATCGCGTTGTTGACGAACAGCGAGCGCGAAATCATCGCGATGCCCGAGCTCAGGGTCGACACCGCGGCGCCGTTGTTGCCACTGGCGGTGACGTTGTCCAGCACCATCACGGCGCCGTTACCGGTGGCCTGGAAGCCGAAGATGTCGTGATTGGACGAGACGGAGTTGCGCACCGTGACCTTGCTGGGCGCGGCGGCCTTCAGTCCGAACTGGCTGCGGGTCATCTGCACGTTGTCGAGCAGCACCACGGCGCTGCCGCCGCCGGTCGGCGCGATATTGATGGCGCCGCCATTGACCACGTCGCGGGCATTGTGGATCTGGCTGTCGGTGACCACCAGGCTGGCGTTGGCCGTGGACGGTGCGAAATCGATACCCTTCTGGATGCCGCCGTTGATCACGCAGCGCTCCACGGTCAGGCTGCTGCCGGCGAGGAAACGGATACCGTTGAGACCGCTGGTATGGCCGTCGATGCTCAGTCCCCGCAGCACCACGCGGTCGGTCGACGCGGCATTGATGATCACGCCGTTGGAGCCGGCGTTGAGGATGCCGCCGATCGAGCCATCATTCTCGATGGTGATGGACTTGGTGATGGTGACCGCGCCGAATCCGGCCGAATCGAGCACGCTGATGATGCCCGAGGCGGCGGTCTTGGAAATCGCACCTGCGAATGTCTTGCAGGGTGCGGTGCGGCTGCACGGGTTGGCGTCGTCGCCGACACCGGATACCCAGGTTCGGGTGGCCTGGGCGTAGGCATTCGATGCGAACAGGCAGGTCAGCGCGAGGGCTGCGATGCTACGGCCGATGCGGTTGAAAGATGTCATGGATGTCCCCGATTGATTGATAAGACCGCGCGGACGGCGACGTCGACTCAGCGGGGAGGCGGCTGGGAGTGCCGCACAGTGCAGGCGAGTCGGTGCGGCGACGCCCGGGGCCCGGGCATTGTATACCCGAGTGTGACGCGCAGCACAGTTGGGGCAGATCCGCCCCAGTCTGCTACGCCCGATGATCGCCACCGACCGCGTTGTCGCAAATGACCGCCGTACGGTTACTTCACCGGCTTGGCCATGCGCAGGATTTCGGTGCCGAAGCCGCGGCGCTCGTACAGCTCACGAGCCCGCTTGTTGCCTTCGAACACGGCCAGCGTGACGAAACGGCAGTGGTGATCACGGGCGAATCGCTCGGCATACGCGATCAGCGCGCTGCCGACCCCTTTGCCGTCGTGACTGGGCGCGGTCACCAGGTCCGAAATGTGGCAGTTGGAGCCGCCGGTGAAGAAGTCGGTGGTGATCTGCAAGTGCAGGAATCCCACGCGATCGCCGTCATCGTCTTCGGCCACGAACAAGTGAGATCCGCCGGGCTGTTCACGCAGGTGGCGCGCAATGTCGCGCCGTATCCCCTCCGCTGTTTCGCCGCGACGGCGCCAGCGCGGAAGATCAAAGTCGACGAAGCGGTCGACCAGGCTGAGAATGAAATCGTCATCGCCGGCGTCGGCGAGACGGATATGGATACCCGACTCAGTGTCCATATTTACCTTTGTACGCATTGGGCGGCTGGCCGCCGGCCGGACGGGCCGGGCTGGCGGCGGCGTCCAAGTTAGCGGAAGCGACGGCTGCTTCGCCAGCCCCCCGTCAGCAATTGGTCGTTGCCCGAAGACGGCTCCGGGCCGGCCTGGCCGGCCCGGTGTCCTGGTCAGCCGAACAGGGCGTCCGGCATGGCCATGAGGCTGTCGGCGCCGGCCCGGATCGCGGTCAGGTGGGCGCGCGTCCGCGGCAGGATGCGCGAGTAATAGAAGCGCGCCGTATGCCGCTTGGCCTGCTTGAAATCATCCGGATGGCTGGAAGCGTCGGCGGCGGCCACGCTGCGGGCCCAGAAGTAGGCCAGGGTGATGTAGCCGGCGTAGAACAGGTAGTCGACGGCCGCCGCACCCATTTCCTCCGGCTCGGTCATCGCCTTCTTGCCGATCTCCTGGGTCAGGCCGATCCATTCCTGTGTCAGCTCGGCCAGCGGCTTGATGAATTCCACCACCTCGCCGTTGGCCTGTTGCGCGTGGCAGAACGCACTGATTTCCTCGACGAAGTGGCGCAGGCCGGCGCCCTGCAGCTGCAGGATCTTGCGGCCGAGCAGGTCCAGCGCCTGGATCTGCGTGGTGCCCTCGTAGATCGTCGTGATGCGCGCATCGCGGGCCAGCTGTTCCATGCCCCACTCGGCGATATAGCCGTGGCCGCCGAACACCTGCAGCGCGTTGTAGGTGCACTCCTGCGCGGCCTCGGTCAGCATGGCCTTGACGATCGGCGTGATGAAACCCAGCAGTTCGTCCGCGCGCTGGCGCTCGGCCGGATCCGCGCTGCGTTCGATCACATCGACGAGGGTGGCGGCGTAGTAACCCAGCACGCGGCCACCTTCGGCGAAGGCCTTCTGGGTGAGCAGCATGCGGCGGATATCCGGATGCACGATGAGGGGGTCGGCCGGTTTCTGCGGCGCCTTCGGTCCGGACAGGGCGCGCATCTGCAGGCGATCGCGCGCATAGGCCAGGGCGTTCTGGTAGGCCCGCTCGATGAGGCCCAGGCCCTGGTAGCCCACGGCGATGCGCGCGGTGTTCATCATCGTGAACATCGCCGTCAGGCCCTTGTTCGGCTGGCCGATCAGGTAACCCTCGGCGCCGTCGAAATTCATCACGCAGGTGGCGGAAGCCTTGATGCCCATCTTGTGCTCGATCGAACCGCAGGCAAGCGAATTGCGCTCGCCCTGGGTGCCGTCCCGGGCGACCTTGAACTTGGGCACGATAAACAGCGAAATGCCCTTGGTGCCCGGAGGCGCGTCC
This genomic stretch from Tahibacter amnicola harbors:
- a CDS encoding acyl-CoA dehydrogenase C-terminal domain-containing protein, which translates into the protein MSKYAAPLKDMRFALYDVLGVEALFARLPGGDSATRDLVDAVLDEAARFTGQVLAPLNQTGDQEGCHFEAGQVRTPKGFKEAYAQFAEGGWNALTAPEAYGGQHMPETVGAVVKEMIDSANLSWGNYPLLSHGATEALKQHGEEWQREVFLAPIIAGRWTGTMCLTEPHCGTDLGLLKTKAEPAADGTFRVTGTKIFITAGEHDFTDNIVHLVLARLPDAPPGTKGISLFIVPKFKVARDGTQGERNSLACGSIEHKMGIKASATCVMNFDGAEGYLIGQPNKGLTAMFTMMNTARIAVGYQGLGLIERAYQNALAYARDRLQMRALSGPKAPQKPADPLIVHPDIRRMLLTQKAFAEGGRVLGYYAATLVDVIERSADPAERQRADELLGFITPIVKAMLTEAAQECTYNALQVFGGHGYIAEWGMEQLARDARITTIYEGTTQIQALDLLGRKILQLQGAGLRHFVEEISAFCHAQQANGEVVEFIKPLAELTQEWIGLTQEIGKKAMTEPEEMGAAAVDYLFYAGYITLAYFWARSVAAADASSHPDDFKQAKRHTARFYYSRILPRTRAHLTAIRAGADSLMAMPDALFG
- a CDS encoding HNH endonuclease, with the translated sequence MLGAIRTDGDIHSTRVLSLDSTGRILDWMSWQDAVCLYVRGAVAWTLGDPCLTIHGGTSRDTGLQSLLQLHPIVASRGHARPGAYEPAPALTNAALFARDRYLCMYCGQHFHKSHLTRDHVLPLSKRGRDEWENVVCACLHCNVRKGSRTPQQAGMPLLAVPYRPSWVEHLILSNRNILADQMEFLVGHLPKHRRPS
- the dxs gene encoding 1-deoxy-D-xylulose-5-phosphate synthase; translated protein: MIDPERYPRLARIDSPSDLRRFTDADLPEVARELREYLVESVATSGGHFGAGLGVIELTVALHYLFQTPEDRLVWDVGHQCYPHKILTGRRDRITTVKKKDGLAPFPRREESEFDTFGVGHSSTSVSAALGMAIAAQRKGDPRKVVAVIGDGAATAGMVFEAMNHGGDVEPDMLVVLNDNGMSISENVGAMSKMLARLMSSRRLNQLRDRAKRAMPRGSFIWRFFKRWEEHAKGMFVPSTLFEELGFHYTGPIDGHDMPALLHALRTVKELRGPQLLHVVTTKGKGYAPAEREQIEYHAVGPFDPVKGLIKKAPGKPTYTDVFGQWLCDMAAADERLYGITPAMREGSGLVRFSQEYPQRYFDVAIAEQHAVTLAAGMACEGAKPVVAIYSTFLQRAYDQLIHDVAIQNLDVTFAIDRAGVVGPDGATHAGSFDLSFLRCIPNMVVMAPADENECRAMLTTGFRYEGPAAIRYPRGTGPGAAIDENLVTLPIGKAQVRLEGRGLALLSFGSTLAAAEPVARELGATLVNMRFVKPLDEELLRQLARTHDGFVTLEDNAVMGGAGAAVAECLAREGIVRPILHLGLPDVFLDHDSREQLLSLCGLDTPGIRKAVLARFPGAAPAAGAALRSAV
- a CDS encoding GNAT family N-acetyltransferase, producing the protein MDTESGIHIRLADAGDDDFILSLVDRFVDFDLPRWRRRGETAEGIRRDIARHLREQPGGSHLFVAEDDDGDRVGFLHLQITTDFFTGGSNCHISDLVTAPSHDGKGVGSALIAYAERFARDHHCRFVTLAVFEGNKRARELYERRGFGTEILRMAKPVK
- the prmC gene encoding peptide chain release factor N(5)-glutamine methyltransferase, translating into MTDVRSALRRGAATLAGDSAAREAELLLLHALGKPRVWLYAHGDDALDEDVLCHFENLLARRAAGEPVAYILGRREFWTLSLEVTPATLIPRPETELLVELALSRIPLHTHVDIADLGTGTGAIALAIASERPQARVLATDQSRDALSVARRNASTNGIRNVDFAQGNWGLALGDARFHGIVSNPPYIAAADPHLSQGDLRHEPITALASGPDGLDDIRQICADAGRHLHPNGWVLLEHGYDQGDAVREVLRRSGFCDVATWKDIEQRDRVSGGSWPADAG